A window of Bacteroidota bacterium genomic DNA:
CAGGAGTTTACAATGTAACATCCGGACCGTCAGAAAGAATAACTCTCGACTTTTCTGATATAAAAAACTCTGAAAGCATTATTCCTACGGGTCAATCGGGAAATCCTTTTAGCGATTATTATTCTAATCAAACCGAAAAATATTTAAACGGAGAATACAGAAAGCAACGAATGGACAAGGATGATATTGAGGCTAATAAGAGTGCAGAGGCCGTAATTAATGTATCAATGAATTAATGATTTAATGTAGTAATAATATGCTAGTATTTTTTGTAGGATATATAGAGACGAGGAAGAAAATATGGGGAGAAAAATTGGCAAAAGAGTTGAATTATGATTTTGTTGACACCAGGGATTTAATTGCTGATAAAGCAGGTACTACGTATGGCGACTTGTTAAAAAACAAGGAACTTTACATCAAATTAGAACAAGAAGTATTAGAAGATGTCTTAAAGCTGGAGAATACAGTAATTGCTACCAGTGAACTTCTCCCGGGAAGAGCCGATAATATGGATATTCTGAATAATGCAGGAAAAACTGTTTTTCTGAGAGCCGGGCTCGGGTGTATTATGATGAGAGTGTCAAAACTAAAAAATGAGATACCTCTATTGAGCGGAATTGATCCGGATATCGTTCCTGATTTTATCTCTATG
This region includes:
- a CDS encoding shikimate kinase → MLVFFVGYIETRKKIWGEKLAKELNYDFVDTRDLIADKAGTTYGDLLKNKELYIKLEQEVLEDVLKLENTVIATSELLPGRADNMDILNNAGKTVFLRAGLGCIMMRVSKLKNEIPLLSGIDPDIVPDFISMELKRRNPVYAKAQFNKLSRELKMKELLEFINL